One stretch of Pigmentiphaga aceris DNA includes these proteins:
- a CDS encoding isochorismatase family protein, translating to MSLALLVIDVQNSFKQRPFWDDAGVPEFLARIQKLADQAHAQQIPVLQVFHVSEAQGPEGAFSRQSGQVSTLPGLDVQPTGVFYKTVHSALFAKADDGGDLEAWLRSHGVTELLITGIRTEQCCETTTRHASDVGFKVRFVSDATLTFPMQHANGKTYSAEDIVARTELVLAGRFAQIVATVDALAA from the coding sequence ATGTCGCTCGCCCTGCTTGTCATCGACGTCCAGAACTCCTTCAAACAACGTCCGTTTTGGGACGACGCTGGCGTGCCGGAATTCCTTGCACGTATCCAGAAGCTTGCCGACCAGGCCCATGCGCAGCAGATTCCCGTGCTGCAGGTGTTCCACGTCAGCGAGGCCCAGGGCCCGGAGGGCGCATTCTCACGCCAATCCGGCCAGGTAAGCACCCTGCCCGGCCTGGATGTACAGCCCACCGGTGTTTTTTATAAGACCGTGCATTCGGCCTTGTTCGCCAAGGCAGACGACGGTGGCGACCTGGAAGCCTGGCTGCGCAGCCATGGCGTGACGGAACTGTTGATCACCGGTATTCGCACCGAGCAATGCTGCGAAACCACCACCCGCCATGCCTCGGACGTAGGCTTCAAAGTGCGCTTTGTCAGCGACGCTACCCTGACCTTCCCGATGCAACACGCAAACGGTAAAACTTACAGTGCGGAAGATATCGTGGCACGGACTGAACTGGTGCTGGCAGGCCGCTTTGCGCAGATCGTTGCCACAGTAGATGCGCTGGCTGCCTGA
- a CDS encoding type 1 glutamine amidotransferase domain-containing protein — MSASLNGRRIAILVMDHFEQVELTQPKRELEAAGATTVIISLHAEQVVGMNHDVKGERFDVDLPFDQARADDFDAVLLPGGVFNADEIRNQVNAQKFVQDIVAQNKPVAVICHGAWLLVSAGLVKGRTLTSWPSLEDDIVNAGGHWVNEEVHVDGLLISSRKPDDIPAFVRNFIDVLERQPAYLS; from the coding sequence GTGAGTGCTTCGCTCAACGGACGACGAATTGCCATTTTGGTGATGGATCACTTCGAACAAGTCGAACTGACCCAGCCCAAGCGGGAACTGGAAGCTGCCGGTGCAACGACGGTCATCATCTCGCTGCATGCCGAGCAGGTAGTCGGAATGAACCATGATGTGAAGGGCGAACGTTTCGATGTCGACTTGCCCTTTGATCAGGCGCGAGCCGATGACTTCGATGCGGTGTTGCTGCCCGGCGGTGTGTTCAACGCCGACGAAATCCGCAACCAGGTCAATGCGCAGAAGTTCGTGCAGGACATCGTGGCGCAAAACAAACCGGTGGCGGTGATCTGTCACGGTGCCTGGCTGCTGGTGTCAGCAGGCCTGGTCAAGGGCAGAACCTTGACCAGTTGGCCCAGTCTTGAAGATGACATCGTCAATGCAGGCGGGCACTGGGTCAACGAAGAAGTGCATGTGGACGGCTTGCTGATCAGCAGCCGCAAGCCGGATGACATTCCTGCATTTGTGCGCAATTTCATTGACGTGCTGGAACGTCAGCCAGCCTACCTGTCGTAA
- a CDS encoding GlxA family transcriptional regulator translates to MKPVLFIVLPELVLLDVAGPAEAFRIAATRQPDSYTLSYHGPQPTVRSASGLTIADLQPLPDQVPDNAIVVIAGISGAAMTLASAPAKAVVDWLARLYRPDGFQLMGVCAGSLFAAAAGLLQGRQCTTHHSYLDELRTLAPEARVHDNRIFVEDGNIFTSAGITAGIDLSLHLIAQQCDPRLACEVARDMVVYLRRAGQDPAMSPWLTHRNHLHPLVHRVQDAITRDPAADWTANKLAALAHTSARHLGRLFAEQAECSPLEYLHRVRLALARQMLRDTAHSVERIAEQTGFGSARQLRRVWRRYESASPAAHRHPLQ, encoded by the coding sequence ATGAAACCGGTCCTGTTCATCGTCCTGCCAGAACTCGTGCTGCTCGATGTCGCCGGCCCTGCCGAAGCGTTTCGCATTGCCGCCACGCGCCAGCCCGATAGCTACACGCTTAGCTACCACGGCCCGCAACCAACGGTGCGCAGTGCCAGTGGCCTGACGATTGCAGACCTTCAGCCTTTGCCGGATCAGGTGCCTGACAATGCCATTGTGGTGATCGCCGGTATCAGCGGGGCAGCCATGACACTGGCATCAGCACCAGCGAAAGCCGTGGTCGATTGGTTGGCCCGGCTGTATCGCCCGGATGGCTTTCAGCTGATGGGCGTGTGCGCGGGCAGCCTGTTTGCCGCAGCAGCCGGATTGCTGCAAGGGCGGCAATGCACCACCCACCACAGCTACCTGGATGAACTGCGCACGCTGGCACCCGAGGCTCGGGTGCACGACAACCGCATCTTTGTGGAAGACGGCAACATCTTCACCAGCGCAGGCATCACGGCGGGCATCGATCTGAGCCTGCACCTGATTGCCCAACAATGCGATCCGCGATTGGCCTGCGAGGTGGCGCGTGACATGGTGGTTTACCTGCGCCGCGCGGGTCAGGACCCGGCGATGTCGCCGTGGCTGACGCACCGCAACCATCTGCACCCCTTGGTACATCGGGTGCAAGACGCCATCACCCGCGATCCGGCGGCCGACTGGACGGCAAACAAACTGGCAGCCCTGGCGCACACCAGTGCGCGGCACCTGGGCAGATTGTTTGCCGAACAGGCCGAGTGCAGTCCGCTTGAATACCTGCACCGTGTGCGTCTGGCCCTGGCCAGGCAGATGCTGCGAGACACTGCCCATAGCGTCGAACGCATTGCAGAGCAGACCGGCTTTGGTTCAGCCAGGCAGTTGCGACGTGTCTGGCGTCGTTACGAAAGCGCATCGCCTGCTGCGCACCGCCACCCATTGCAATGA
- a CDS encoding TIGR01244 family sulfur transferase, whose translation MSFTPLSSTFAIAPQLGPADMAGLAAAGFRSVINNRPDGEGGPDQPLSADMEAAARAAGLEYVYQPVNGANIQQSDVDTFASLLETLPQPALAFCRSGARSTRLYQLATR comes from the coding sequence ATGAGCTTCACTCCCCTCAGTTCCACGTTTGCCATTGCCCCCCAGCTTGGGCCGGCGGACATGGCGGGCCTTGCTGCTGCAGGCTTTCGAAGCGTGATCAATAACCGCCCCGACGGAGAAGGTGGTCCCGACCAGCCGCTGTCCGCCGACATGGAAGCGGCGGCACGCGCAGCAGGGCTTGAGTACGTGTATCAGCCGGTCAATGGTGCCAACATTCAGCAAAGCGATGTCGATACCTTCGCGTCTTTGCTGGAAACGCTGCCGCAACCCGCGCTGGCGTTCTGCCGCAGCGGCGCACGTTCGACTCGGCTTTATCAGCTGGCTACGCGCTGA
- a CDS encoding GNAT family N-acetyltransferase — protein MRHALSPLFDPRSLLVVSDRALPVTDSLPAALRDATTELRVAAGGTFTPPEQLAGVKAGERPDLALVFVEQGDTERVLTTLGSLRPRATIVLSPLPSPSLTEWCRHWAREHDTTFLGPHSYGLQRPYAGLNASLHPQLARAGRVALVSQSRTLMASVMDWADDNRTAFSTVISLGSEATLDVATVLDFLVSDPRTDSIALYLEDVRNARALMSVLRAAASVKPVVILKAGRASERRSSVDPMGARPPIAPIAMGGVSADAVFDTALRRAGAVRVRFFVQLFSAVKALSFPKRPNGRRLVLFANGSGPAQLALDLMTQGAAVTRAQPTENTRILLREILGPLAWTDNPVVTFAPLTADQTTRAVEALIDDPEVDGVLSLIAPDPSAEMSEIARALARIAPRARKPVLTCFMGDATTRALRRILDEVGTPSFRTPESALDAFASLAAYHYNQQLLQQLPPPESIDDAPDIEGARLMIESARADGRTTLTEPEGKALLAAFRIPVVQAILARTTSEAVIAAQQIGFPIAIKIASPDIERKSSVRGVHLDIRNTNELVTAFQRMLVTASAAAPSARMLGITVQGMAGAPGAVKVSAGIVRDPLFGPVIRFGSGGSQAEVGMERGLELPPLNGFLAHRLIERARAWRQSEMPMVTPAALAQLEDLLLRVSEIACALPDIQSLSIDPIMLTEDGVIAADCRITVCPEPSTTDRGQDFAHMAIHPYPARLVSHAVFPDGQPYTIRPIRPEDAQPLQDFTRQLSAHTRYMRFISAMRELSPRMLTRYTQIDYDRELALVATVRQPDPAHPEQLREIIIGVARYLRNPDGESAEYALVLGDDWQGRGLGVQLMRTIISAARHQGLRRIEGFVLASNSPMHKLMKRLGFRNDPDTDDPAMRLVWLDLRPELSGQEGDNAPGDTASS, from the coding sequence TTGTCACCGCTGCCCTCCCCGTCGCTGACCGAATGGTGCAGGCACTGGGCGCGCGAACATGACACCACCTTCCTGGGCCCGCATTCCTATGGCTTGCAACGCCCCTATGCCGGCCTGAACGCCAGCCTGCATCCGCAACTGGCGCGTGCCGGTCGGGTTGCATTGGTGTCGCAATCGCGCACGCTGATGGCCAGCGTGATGGATTGGGCCGATGACAACCGGACGGCGTTTTCCACGGTGATCTCTTTGGGCAGCGAGGCCACCCTGGACGTCGCCACCGTGCTGGACTTCCTGGTGTCGGACCCGCGCACCGACAGCATCGCGCTCTATCTGGAAGACGTGCGCAACGCCCGTGCGTTGATGAGCGTGCTGCGCGCTGCCGCCAGTGTGAAGCCGGTGGTGATATTGAAGGCAGGTCGTGCCAGCGAGCGACGCAGCAGCGTCGATCCGATGGGTGCTCGTCCGCCGATTGCCCCCATTGCCATGGGTGGCGTATCGGCCGATGCCGTGTTCGATACCGCCTTGCGCCGTGCAGGCGCGGTACGTGTGCGCTTTTTCGTGCAGCTGTTTTCGGCGGTCAAGGCGCTCAGTTTTCCCAAGCGGCCGAATGGTCGGCGGCTGGTGCTGTTTGCCAACGGCAGCGGCCCGGCACAGTTGGCGCTTGACCTGATGACCCAGGGTGCCGCGGTAACCCGCGCCCAGCCCACGGAAAATACGCGCATCTTGCTGCGTGAAATTCTTGGCCCGCTTGCCTGGACCGACAATCCAGTCGTGACCTTCGCACCGCTCACGGCCGATCAGACCACCCGAGCCGTCGAGGCACTGATCGATGACCCGGAAGTCGATGGCGTCCTTAGCCTGATTGCGCCCGACCCATCGGCAGAAATGTCTGAAATTGCCCGCGCGCTGGCCCGCATCGCCCCGCGTGCGCGCAAGCCGGTCCTGACCTGCTTCATGGGCGATGCCACCACGCGTGCCCTGCGTCGCATTCTGGACGAGGTGGGCACGCCGTCGTTCCGCACGCCCGAATCGGCGCTCGATGCGTTTGCCAGCTTAGCCGCGTATCACTACAACCAGCAGTTGCTGCAACAACTGCCCCCGCCCGAATCGATCGACGACGCCCCTGATATAGAAGGGGCGCGCTTGATGATCGAATCCGCCCGCGCAGATGGCCGGACCACCTTGACCGAACCGGAAGGCAAAGCCTTGCTGGCCGCGTTCCGCATTCCTGTGGTGCAGGCGATTCTGGCGCGTACCACCTCGGAAGCGGTAATTGCCGCGCAGCAGATCGGCTTTCCGATCGCCATCAAGATTGCCTCGCCCGATATCGAGCGCAAGTCGTCGGTGCGCGGTGTTCACCTGGACATCCGCAATACCAATGAGTTGGTCACGGCATTCCAGCGCATGTTGGTGACCGCCAGCGCAGCTGCACCGTCGGCGCGCATGCTGGGCATTACGGTGCAAGGCATGGCCGGTGCGCCAGGGGCTGTCAAGGTATCGGCAGGCATCGTGCGCGACCCCTTGTTCGGCCCGGTGATTCGTTTCGGCAGCGGTGGCAGTCAGGCCGAAGTCGGCATGGAGCGTGGTCTGGAACTACCGCCCTTGAACGGGTTCCTGGCCCATCGGCTGATCGAACGGGCACGCGCGTGGCGGCAGTCCGAAATGCCCATGGTTACCCCTGCGGCACTGGCCCAGTTGGAAGACTTGCTGCTGCGAGTATCGGAAATTGCCTGCGCATTGCCGGACATCCAGTCACTGTCGATCGATCCCATCATGCTGACGGAAGACGGCGTGATTGCTGCCGACTGTCGCATCACGGTGTGCCCAGAACCCTCGACCACAGATCGGGGTCAGGACTTCGCGCACATGGCGATTCACCCCTACCCGGCGCGGCTGGTCAGCCATGCCGTGTTTCCTGATGGCCAGCCTTACACCATCCGCCCGATCCGGCCCGAAGACGCGCAACCCTTGCAGGACTTCACGCGTCAGTTGTCTGCCCACACGCGTTACATGCGCTTCATTTCGGCGATGCGCGAGCTGTCGCCCCGCATGCTGACGCGTTATACGCAGATCGATTACGACCGCGAACTTGCGCTGGTGGCCACAGTGCGCCAACCCGACCCTGCGCACCCTGAACAACTGCGCGAGATCATCATTGGCGTTGCGCGTTATCTGCGCAACCCGGATGGCGAAAGTGCAGAGTACGCGTTGGTGCTGGGCGATGACTGGCAGGGCCGTGGTCTGGGTGTACAGCTGATGCGCACCATCATTTCGGCCGCCAGACACCAGGGGCTGCGACGCATCGAAGGATTTGTGCTGGCCAGCAATTCGCCCATGCACAAGCTGATGAAGCGACTGGGATTCCGCAATGACCCGGATACCGATGATCCAGCGATGCGTCTGGTCTGGCTGGATCTGCGTCCCGAGTTGTCTGGTCAGGAAGGCGACAATGCCCCGGGGGATACGGCCTCAAGTTGA